One region of Fusarium oxysporum f. sp. lycopersici 4287 chromosome 14, whole genome shotgun sequence genomic DNA includes:
- a CDS encoding hypothetical protein (At least one base has a quality score < 10), with translation MDRPQWYSDMQSAVGSLFDEYVRQAEVETQAQAGLLEDEADEIEADVNDYSSFGKRSIRSLHTQRKKVKAVSDLDLFQTRPIYPQDLEVANPLEWWNRHQLEYPVLYRMALDLVLNSWHEC, from the coding sequence ATGGATAGGCCGCAATGGTATAGCGACATGCAGTCCGCTGTGGGTAGCCTGTTCGATGAATACGTTCGACAGGCTGAAGTTGAaactcaagctcaagctggGCTTTTGGAAGATGAAGCCGATGAGATCGAAGCTGACGTTAACGACTACAGCTCATTTGGGAAGAGGTCAATCCGCTCATTGCATACACAACGaaagaaggtcaaggcaGTTAGCGACCTTGACTTATTCCAGACACGGCCAATTTACCCCCAAGATCTCGAAGTTGCAAACCCTCTTGAATGGTGGAACCGACATCAATTGGAATATCCAGTCTTGTATCGAATGGCGCTAGATCTTGTTCTCAATTCCTGGCATGAGTGCTGA